The following proteins are co-located in the Maridesulfovibrio sp. genome:
- a CDS encoding DsrE family protein, whose product MSKTLTIMLMSGSAENEDAQFATNLAEAALEKGHKVQMYLFGNAVNISKKEEPIEGDLHIAPRLVDHIEPTKNFERVARLIEKGADISTCHTNEHARGIESKEYVEGVKWGDVGGSFTKYLMTSDVLLSVGH is encoded by the coding sequence ATGTCCAAGACTCTGACCATCATGCTTATGTCCGGTTCCGCTGAGAATGAGGATGCACAGTTCGCAACCAATCTCGCTGAAGCAGCCCTTGAGAAAGGGCACAAGGTACAGATGTATCTTTTCGGCAATGCCGTAAATATTTCCAAGAAAGAAGAGCCGATTGAAGGCGATCTGCATATTGCTCCCAGACTTGTTGATCATATTGAGCCCACTAAGAACTTCGAGCGTGTGGCCCGTCTGATTGAAAAAGGCGCTGATATTTCCACCTGCCACACCAACGAGCATGCCCGCGGCATTGAATCCAAGGAATACGTTGAAGGCGTTAAATGGGGCGATGTCGGCGGTTCTTTCACTAAATACCTGATGACTTCGGACGTATTGCTGTCCGTGGGCCACTAA
- a CDS encoding alkaline phosphatase family protein, translating to MAAKAKRVALLGFDCAIPKRLEALIEEGALPNFKKFKAEGSYMTEGYNMPTVTPPSWATICTGAFPRTHGVEDYYYYNEGESLHFSKCVQAFGSDMLTAQTIWDAWDKAGKKSLVVNYPVSWPSKMENGIMVQGEGLSPAEHRWQIEGYEHKEWLCAESCVATDFYPIGVQARFEEAEGWKNIPEEVEDQEPLEMVIPMEFGHAMDPLKPQTWYGLTWESEDDGYDIFALCPEKDFSKAFFTIKLREWSDVIESNFTIESDGRVEKGYFRCKLMELSDDAEDFKLYISGINGTKGYCAPADALQNVDFTKNIIANDMGFVGHANGIIDDETILELAQFHSEWITEVLTTLMKDNPDWDLVYMHTHLIDWFYHGFLDKMDSDDEAVREHAYNLERAIYQIEDRFLGNMMAIMPEDALTCLISDHGATPIGPILNTAEALKQAGLTAYEAREGEGNFFDESEGFNYELIPEKSKAVPQRYMFVYVNLKSKYPGGIVEDEDYEKVRNEIIDALYDYKHPETGERPVMCAIPKEDAKVFGMGGEQAGDVVYVLKPEYMAEHGYGFPTGESGCGSLKNVMIWRGPGVKQGFVYDRPRWLADVVPTFCHATGNPVPADTEGAICYQIFEDDK from the coding sequence ATGGCAGCTAAAGCGAAAAGAGTAGCACTGCTCGGATTTGACTGCGCAATTCCCAAGAGACTCGAAGCTCTTATTGAAGAAGGCGCACTGCCCAACTTTAAAAAGTTCAAGGCCGAAGGCTCTTATATGACTGAAGGGTACAACATGCCTACAGTTACCCCGCCTTCCTGGGCTACCATCTGCACCGGTGCATTCCCCCGCACCCACGGAGTAGAGGACTACTACTATTACAATGAAGGTGAGTCCCTTCACTTCTCCAAGTGCGTTCAGGCTTTCGGCTCTGATATGCTGACTGCCCAGACCATCTGGGATGCATGGGATAAAGCCGGTAAAAAGTCTCTCGTTGTCAACTACCCCGTTTCCTGGCCTTCCAAAATGGAAAACGGCATCATGGTTCAGGGTGAAGGTCTTTCCCCTGCTGAGCACCGCTGGCAGATCGAAGGTTACGAACACAAGGAATGGCTCTGTGCTGAATCCTGCGTAGCTACCGATTTCTACCCCATCGGCGTTCAGGCCCGTTTCGAAGAAGCAGAAGGCTGGAAGAACATCCCCGAAGAAGTTGAAGATCAGGAACCTCTCGAAATGGTCATCCCCATGGAATTCGGCCATGCTATGGATCCCCTCAAGCCCCAGACCTGGTACGGCCTGACTTGGGAATCCGAAGATGACGGTTACGATATCTTCGCTCTTTGTCCTGAAAAAGACTTTTCCAAAGCTTTCTTCACCATCAAGCTGCGTGAGTGGTCTGATGTAATTGAATCCAATTTCACCATCGAGTCCGACGGCCGTGTTGAAAAAGGCTACTTCCGCTGCAAGCTGATGGAACTCTCCGATGACGCTGAAGATTTCAAACTGTACATCTCCGGCATCAACGGCACCAAAGGTTACTGCGCACCTGCAGATGCTCTGCAGAATGTGGACTTCACCAAAAACATCATTGCTAACGACATGGGCTTCGTAGGTCATGCCAACGGCATCATTGATGACGAAACCATTCTCGAGCTGGCACAGTTCCACTCCGAGTGGATCACTGAAGTTCTGACCACCCTTATGAAGGACAACCCGGATTGGGATCTGGTCTACATGCACACCCACCTCATCGACTGGTTCTACCATGGCTTCCTCGACAAGATGGACAGCGATGATGAAGCAGTTCGTGAACACGCTTACAACCTTGAGCGCGCAATCTACCAGATCGAAGACAGATTCCTCGGCAACATGATGGCAATCATGCCTGAAGATGCACTGACCTGCCTGATCTCCGACCACGGTGCAACACCCATCGGACCTATCCTCAACACTGCTGAAGCACTGAAGCAGGCCGGTCTGACCGCTTATGAAGCACGTGAAGGTGAAGGTAACTTCTTTGATGAGTCCGAAGGCTTCAACTACGAACTCATCCCCGAGAAATCCAAGGCTGTTCCCCAGCGCTACATGTTCGTCTACGTAAACCTCAAGTCCAAGTACCCCGGCGGTATTGTTGAGGACGAAGATTACGAAAAAGTACGTAATGAAATCATCGACGCACTTTACGACTACAAACACCCCGAAACCGGCGAGCGTCCTGTAATGTGCGCCATCCCCAAAGAAGACGCAAAAGTCTTCGGTATGGGCGGCGAGCAGGCCGGTGACGTTGTTTACGTTCTCAAGCCTGAATATATGGCTGAACACGGCTACGGTTTCCCCACCGGTGAATCCGGATGCGGTTCTCTCAAGAACGTCATGATTTGGCGTGGTCCCGGCGTTAAGCAGGGCTTTGTATACGACCGTCCCCGTTGGCTGGCTGACGTTGTACCTACCTTCTGCCACGCAACCGGCAACCCGGTTCCCGCAGATACCGAAGGTGCAATCTGCTACCAGATCTTCGAAGACGACAAGTAA
- a CDS encoding amino acid permease, which produces MPSPAKKRLSVFTLSMMTVAAVCSLRGLPMMAREGLSMIFYILFSTLIFLIPASLVAAELGGAFSKESGGIYTWVKAAFGSRWGFTAIWLQWIQNVVWYPTVLGFAAGALAYLFMDPGLANSGAYTGSVILVAYWGATFITLAGTDLVSKVTKYGVLLGTVLPGILIIVLGLLWVNMGNPLEFLQVSPAVEAAEKAAGQLPHARLFPSINGLGSVAFLAGIILLFAGVEVHAVHANELEDPGKQFPESMFLAAAIIFLLFTLGSLCVAAVIPAHEISLTAGLMQAFKMLLSKFNLSFMTPVIGLLVAFGAIGGVMSWISGPSRGLLHTADQGELPPLLAKTNKNGMPINILMIQAVIVSLLAGLYFVMDNVSVAFFMISAMTVTLYLVMYIMMYAAAIKLRYTRPDLPRTYKVPGGLVGLCAVAGIGLLGVVFALIVGFFPPTNLKVGNPALYVALVAAGMVVFVGIPLLINALKKPDWKRDR; this is translated from the coding sequence ATGCCAAGTCCTGCAAAAAAAAGATTGTCGGTGTTTACCCTTTCCATGATGACCGTAGCGGCGGTATGCAGCCTGCGCGGTCTTCCTATGATGGCCCGCGAAGGCTTATCCATGATTTTCTACATCCTCTTTTCCACTCTTATCTTTCTTATTCCAGCCTCGCTGGTCGCAGCAGAGCTGGGCGGAGCCTTTTCCAAAGAATCAGGAGGAATCTACACCTGGGTCAAAGCGGCTTTCGGCTCCAGATGGGGATTTACGGCAATCTGGCTACAATGGATCCAGAATGTTGTCTGGTACCCAACGGTGCTTGGATTTGCCGCCGGAGCTCTGGCATACCTATTTATGGACCCCGGATTGGCCAACAGCGGCGCATATACCGGTTCAGTAATTCTGGTTGCGTACTGGGGGGCCACCTTCATCACTCTTGCCGGAACTGATCTTGTCAGCAAGGTAACCAAATACGGGGTCCTGCTGGGAACAGTGCTTCCCGGAATCCTGATCATCGTGCTCGGCCTGCTCTGGGTAAATATGGGCAATCCCCTTGAGTTCCTGCAGGTTTCACCGGCTGTTGAAGCTGCGGAAAAAGCAGCGGGACAACTTCCCCATGCAAGGCTCTTTCCCAGCATAAACGGACTTGGAAGCGTGGCCTTCCTTGCCGGGATCATCCTACTTTTCGCCGGTGTGGAAGTTCATGCGGTTCACGCCAATGAACTTGAAGATCCGGGCAAACAATTCCCGGAATCCATGTTTCTGGCAGCTGCTATAATCTTCCTGCTTTTTACTCTTGGATCACTCTGCGTGGCTGCAGTAATTCCGGCTCATGAAATCAGCCTGACAGCAGGGCTAATGCAAGCCTTTAAAATGCTTCTCTCTAAATTCAACCTCAGTTTTATGACTCCCGTAATCGGACTGCTTGTAGCCTTCGGAGCCATCGGCGGGGTTATGTCATGGATCAGCGGCCCCAGCCGGGGGCTTCTGCATACTGCAGATCAGGGAGAACTGCCTCCCCTGCTGGCAAAAACCAACAAGAACGGAATGCCGATCAACATTCTCATGATTCAGGCTGTGATAGTAAGCCTGCTCGCCGGACTGTATTTCGTCATGGACAATGTAAGCGTGGCCTTCTTCATGATTTCAGCCATGACCGTGACTCTGTATCTGGTCATGTATATCATGATGTATGCTGCAGCCATCAAACTGCGCTACACCCGCCCCGACCTGCCACGGACATATAAGGTCCCGGGTGGACTGGTCGGTCTATGCGCTGTCGCCGGCATCGGCCTCTTGGGAGTGGTCTTTGCCCTGATCGTCGGATTCTTCCCGCCCACAAACCTTAAGGTAGGTAATCCGGCACTGTATGTCGCCCTTGTCGCCGCAGGCATGGTTGTATTTGTGGGTATTCCTTTACTGATAAACGCTTTGAAAAAACCGGACTGGAAACGGGACCGGTAA
- a CDS encoding DsrH/TusB family sulfur metabolism protein, whose translation MLFFVNKPEEKVLERIALVGGDEDKALLLVGDAVVLGTAHWEEKFEDMDVEDIYVAKDAVEARNIELSDNCEVVDYAKMVDLLLGSDEKVVSL comes from the coding sequence ATGCTCTTTTTCGTAAATAAGCCGGAAGAGAAAGTCCTTGAGCGCATCGCGCTTGTTGGAGGCGATGAGGACAAAGCTCTGCTTCTGGTTGGTGATGCCGTTGTCCTCGGCACCGCTCACTGGGAAGAAAAATTCGAAGATATGGATGTGGAAGACATCTATGTGGCTAAAGATGCCGTGGAAGCCCGCAACATCGAACTCAGCGACAACTGTGAAGTAGTGGACTACGCCAAAATGGTCGACCTGCTGCTGGGCAGCGACGAAAAAGTCGTTTCACTTTAA
- a CDS encoding BCCT family transporter, giving the protein MATNGNGEGADLRPDLKILVPATLVLLGIIACSILFTEASEKVLKAAYSVFTHNTGTLYLWVTVGMMILCAFFMFSSYGNIKFGDEDEKPEFNNFSWIAMMFCSGVAGAVMFWSIVEPLFNLAYPPKFAEPLSRESFEWAMSYVLLHWGPVTWPWYMVTALPICYMFYKRKKPVLRISAAAEPVLGERVNGGIGKGIEVFFIIGLMFSNAAVMGVSVPIVNHALAQTLGIEPSFTLEMIILAVSAVIFTASVSMGLSKGIKLLSDANVVIALSMVFFCLVAGPTVFIMDNFTNSFGQMVGNFWSMIFWTDPYTKGTFPQDWTIFYALWMASYGPFMGLFIARISRGRTVRNVIGMGLAGGIAGSYMIHAVFGGYTMWAQLTGVVDAVGVLKASGGPAALVAVLSTLPAGHAVLIGYCVFSTIFLATSVDSCAYVISCSATTKLVPGHEPTRGHRFYWAAVQAGLALAAITMGGLGPVKIFANFSGALMLIPIAFAVAAWFKMVKEDNALLMCCKPKN; this is encoded by the coding sequence ATGGCTACAAATGGTAATGGTGAAGGGGCGGACCTTCGACCAGATTTAAAGATCCTTGTTCCGGCTACGCTGGTGCTTTTGGGCATCATCGCTTGTTCTATTCTTTTCACCGAGGCAAGTGAAAAAGTTCTCAAAGCGGCTTACTCCGTTTTCACCCATAACACAGGAACTCTCTACCTTTGGGTAACCGTAGGTATGATGATTTTGTGTGCGTTTTTCATGTTCTCCAGCTACGGCAATATCAAGTTTGGTGATGAAGATGAAAAACCTGAATTCAATAACTTCTCATGGATCGCCATGATGTTCTGCTCCGGTGTTGCCGGTGCAGTTATGTTCTGGTCAATTGTTGAGCCTCTGTTCAACCTGGCTTACCCCCCAAAATTTGCAGAACCCCTGAGCAGGGAGTCCTTTGAGTGGGCTATGTCCTACGTTCTGCTGCACTGGGGACCGGTAACATGGCCTTGGTACATGGTTACCGCATTGCCCATCTGCTACATGTTCTATAAGCGCAAAAAGCCTGTTCTTCGTATCAGTGCTGCTGCAGAACCTGTTCTCGGCGAGAGAGTCAACGGCGGCATCGGCAAGGGAATCGAGGTTTTCTTCATCATCGGTCTCATGTTCTCCAATGCCGCTGTTATGGGCGTTTCCGTTCCCATTGTTAACCACGCTCTGGCCCAGACTCTCGGCATCGAACCCAGCTTTACCCTCGAAATGATCATTCTCGCTGTCAGTGCGGTAATTTTCACTGCCAGTGTTTCCATGGGTCTGAGTAAAGGTATTAAGCTCCTTTCAGATGCTAACGTAGTTATCGCCTTGTCCATGGTTTTCTTCTGCCTCGTGGCAGGTCCCACCGTGTTCATCATGGATAACTTCACCAACTCTTTCGGTCAGATGGTTGGTAACTTCTGGTCCATGATTTTCTGGACCGATCCTTACACCAAAGGAACCTTCCCGCAGGATTGGACAATCTTCTATGCGTTGTGGATGGCTTCCTACGGTCCTTTCATGGGGCTGTTCATCGCCCGCATTTCCCGCGGACGTACTGTAAGAAACGTAATCGGTATGGGTCTGGCCGGCGGTATTGCCGGTTCCTACATGATCCACGCTGTATTCGGTGGTTACACCATGTGGGCACAGCTCACCGGTGTTGTTGATGCTGTAGGTGTACTCAAAGCCAGTGGCGGCCCTGCTGCTCTGGTTGCTGTTCTGAGCACCCTGCCTGCAGGTCATGCCGTACTCATCGGTTACTGCGTATTTTCCACCATCTTCCTGGCTACCAGTGTAGACTCCTGCGCATATGTAATTTCCTGCTCAGCGACTACCAAGCTGGTTCCTGGACACGAACCTACTCGTGGTCATCGTTTTTACTGGGCTGCCGTTCAGGCAGGTCTGGCACTTGCGGCGATTACCATGGGCGGTCTTGGTCCGGTTAAGATCTTCGCGAACTTTTCCGGAGCACTCATGCTTATCCCCATCGCATTTGCGGTAGCGGCATGGTTCAAGATGGTTAAGGAAGATAATGCGCTGCTAATGTGTTGCAAACCCAAGAATTAA